In a single window of the Falco rusticolus isolate bFalRus1 chromosome 13, bFalRus1.pri, whole genome shotgun sequence genome:
- the ST6GAL1 gene encoding beta-galactoside alpha-2,6-sialyltransferase 1 isoform X2, which yields MLLVAGAMVSYVPGGRSAGPVLVLLLKMDRGSLATAVFLLVTVEEQQFLREALYNTGILIVWDPAPYHAEIHEWYRKPDYNFFESYKSYRSAHPEQPFYILNPKMQWQLWDILQENSLEHIQPNPPSSGMLGIVIMMTLCDEVDVYEFLPSKRQTDICHYYQKFHDRACTMGAYHPLLFEKNLVKHINQGTDEDIYTHGKVTLPGFRKVHC from the exons ATGCTTCTGGTAGCTGGGGCGATGGTATCCTACGTACCAGGGGGTCGCTCTGCAGGTCCTGTCCTTGTTTTATTATTGAAGATGGATAGAGGAAGCCTTGCAACGGCAGTTTTCCTT CTTGTCACTGTTGAGGAGCAGCAGTTCCTGAGGGAAGCACTGTATAACACTGGAATCTTAATTGTCTGGGATCCAGCACCATATCATGCAGAAATTCATGAG tGGTACAGAAAACCAGACTACAACTTTTTTGAAAGCTATAAGTCATACCGTAGTGCACATCCAGAGCAGCCTTTCTATATTCTGAATCCAAAAATGCAGTGGCAACTTTGGGATATTCTGCAGGAGAATTCTCTGGAGCATATTCAACCTAATCCGCCATCATCAGGAATGCTTG GCATCGTGATCATGATGACGCTCTGCGATGAGGTGGACGTGTACGAATTTCTCCCTTCCAAACGGCAGACGGACATTTGCCACTATTACCAGAAGTTTCACGACCGTGCGTGTACCATGGGAGCTTACCACCCCCTCCTGTTTGAGAAAAACTTGGTGAAACATATAAACCAGGGCACAGATGAGGACATCTATACTCACGGGAAAGTTACTTTGCCCGGCTTCCGAAAGGTGCATTGCTAG